The following are encoded in a window of Hippoglossus stenolepis isolate QCI-W04-F060 chromosome 10, HSTE1.2, whole genome shotgun sequence genomic DNA:
- the LOC118116895 gene encoding cytochrome P450 1B1, translated as MAQVDSEFGVKGSSLIREWSGQVQPALVASFVFLFCLEACLWVRNLRLKRRLPGPFAWPVVGNAMQLGQMPHITFTRLAKKYGNVYQIRLGCSDIVVLNGDRAIRQALIEHSTEFAGRPNFVSFQSVSGGKSITFTNYSKQWKMHRKIAQSTIRAFSSANSQTKKAFEQQIVAEATELVEIFLKLSAQGQYFNPAHELTVASANVICALCFGKRYGHDDVEFRALIEQVDQFGRTVGAGSLVDVMPWLQSFPNPVRSVFKNFKILNKEFFTFIQSKVKEHRETFDPEVTRDMSDAFIGIIDKSDSDNGLTKGHAEAAVSDLIGAGLDTVSTALHWIVLLLAKHPEIQTKLHELIDKVVGPDRLPSIEDRSSLTYVDAFIYETMRYTSFVPVTIPHSTTSDVTVEGLHIPKDTVVFVNQWSVNHDPLNWKDPQDFDPSRFLDESGSLDKDLTNNVMIFSAGKRRCIGDQIAKVEIFLFFAILLHQCSFEKCPDEDLSLNCSYGLTLKPLDYKIAAKLRGRTT; from the coding sequence ATGGCTCAAGTGGACTCTGAGTTTGGTGTGAAGGGCAGCAGCCTCATCAGGGAATGGAGTGGACAGGTCCAGCCGGCTCTGGTCGCCTCCTTCgttttcctcttctgtctggaAGCCTGTCTGTGGGTCAGGAACCTCAGGCTCAAGAGACGACTGCCGGGACCTTTCGCCTGGCCCGTGGTGGGCAACGCCATGCAGCTGGGCCAGATGCCGCACATCACCTTCACCAGGCTGGCCAAAAAGTACGGCAACGTGTACCAGATACGACTCGGCTGCAGCGACATTGTGGTTCTAAATGGAGACAGGGCGATCCGTCAGGCTCTGATAGAGCACAGCACAGAGTTCGCAGGCAGACCCAACTTTGTCTCATTTCAGTCTGTCTCAGGGGGGAAAAGTATAACTTTCACCAATTACAGCAAACAGTGGAAGATGCATAGGAAAATTGCTCAATCAACAATTAGAGCGTTCTCATCCGCCAACAGCCAGACCAAGAAAGCCTTTGAGCAGCAAATTGTGGCAGAGGCCACAGAGCTAGTTGAGATTTTCCTTAAACTCAGTGCTCAGGGCCAGTATTTCAACCCTGCTCATGAGCTGACAGTAGCTTCAGCTAATGTGATTTGTGCTTTGTGCTTTGGAAAACGATACGGACACGATGACGTTGAGTTTAGAGCCTTGATAGAGCAGGTAGATCAGTTCGGACGGACGGTTGGGGCCGGCAGCCTTGTAGATGTGATGCCATGGCTTCAGTCTTTCCCTAATCCAGTCCGCAGTGTCTTTAAAAACTTCAAAATCCTGAACAAAGAGTTCTTCACGTTTATCCAGAGCAAAGTGAAGGAGCACAGAGAGACATTTGATCCAGAGGTGACGAGAGACATGAGCGATGCGTTTATCGGCATCATTGACAAATCTGACAGTGATAATGGGCTCACCAAAGGTCACGCTGAGGCGGCGGTGTCCGATCTGATTGGAGCAGGCCTGGACACTGTCTCCACGGCTCTTCACTGGATCGTCCTTCTTCTGGCTAAACACCCTGAAATCCAAACCAAACTCCATGAGCTCATAGACAAAGTGGTGGGCCCGGACAGACTGCCATCGATCGAGGACAGGAGCAGCCTCACGTACGTGGACGCCTTCATCTATGAGACTATGCGCTACACCAGCTTCGTCCCAGTCACCATCCCCCACTCCACGACCTCAGACGTCACCGTTGAGGGCCTTCACATCCCCAAGGACACGGTGGTCTTCGTCAATCAGTGGTCCGTCAATCACGACCCCCTAAATTGGAAGGACCCACAAGACTTTGACCCCTCGCGCTTCCTGGATGAAAGTGGCTCCCTGGACAAGGACCTCACAAACAATGTTATGATCTTCTCAGCAGGGAAGAGAAGGTGCATCGGGGACCAGATTGCCAAAGTCgagatttttttgttcttcGCGATTCTGCTCCACCAGTGCAGCTTTGAGAAATGCCCCGACGAGGACCTGTCTTTAAATTGCTCGTATGGTTTAACACTGAAGCCTTTAGATTACAAGATCGCTGCCAAACTCAGGGGAAGAACCACTTAA